In the genome of Primulina eburnea isolate SZY01 chromosome 13, ASM2296580v1, whole genome shotgun sequence, the window TTTGTGTTTGAACGTGTAGATGCCGATGAAGATTGTGGTGGTTCCCATTGCTTTCCCAGCAACTTGGCATATAACTTGgatagcatcaatgtcaatggGCCTGCTTTCTTTCCTGCTGCAAGCAAAGCATTGCATCAAGAAAGACGTAAAGTCAAAGAGCTATTTGAAGGGATAGGAACACGGATATGCTTCAACAAACAAGTGCACTTCAGCTTGATAGTAaaatttatcaaagacaaaCCAGAGATGGGAGAAACATTTTATTCTGCAAATTCACTCTACTGCTCTATCCCCTTGTATCCCTTCGATACTACCGAACAAACCAAGACCTTTGAAGTCTTGAGATGATTAAGCACAAATTCAACAGATGGCAGATGATAAAGAAAGCTTTACACTTAGAGAATTTTTTTTCGTTTCTATAATAACCAGATCGAGATTCAAAACAACATGGTCAGCATATAAAAATTTGAGACCAtcgacatatatcatatgagAAAACATCAGAGAAATTTAGAAATTGTGTTTCTATTTACACTTTGAAGCATATTTCCTAATCACCGGGGACCAAACTAGCAAAAGATTCATGGTTGCGGGGGATTGATTATTTAGATCCAAAGCTCTACTATTGTATCCAGTAGGAGAAACTAAACAAGGTGAACTTTGGTATGATAAAAGAAAATAAGTTGTGGATGATAGAAACAAGACTTGTGAAAAGATGACGAGTACTATAATCATATAACCAAGGAAAAAAAGATGCAATGAGTGAAAAATAGCACCTAGAAGAGTAAGTCTCCAAATGACATATTCTCACATATTTATATTCATGATGCCGGTTGATTCGGTccatatttacaaaaaaattaatattttttttacataaaaagtaatattttttcatgaatcagattgtgttggagatctgtctcacaaaattgagaCGCGAGAAGATCTCATGGAAATTTTTGTGACAGCATGAACGGTATATGGGGTCCATATTGTATGCACTTATAATTTTATCACACCTTTTGGTTTCATCCGACGTAGTTGGATCCAGAAGACATGGCATTAATTGATTCCAAGTATCTGTTTCATCCAAATATTGACTCAAAGTTCTACAAAAGATATATTAAAGTCTTGGTTTGTCTTCCATCTGTTTCCTAGCTATCTCCATCCCACAAGCTGGCTTCTACCTTCATGCCTTGTTTTGGGTACATTACACCAATATTCGTGTTGTCCTTGAATACCCTAATCGGGAGATCTTCCACAGAACCTGAACCACAAGTTATTAACCATAAGATTGAATATATTTGATCATTTGAGCCCTTTCCTTAGAGCTTACACTATTTGGTATTGGTTCCAGACCGGTATTTTGTAAGAATGGAAATCGGCGGTGGGATCGAACCAGAGATGGGTTCGTcgcaaatataatttaaactttaaagagagtttttattttttattttatgtatgTTTGATTTTTTGCAATTTTAGACCTATATGTTATAAAATATAATCAGTTTTAGTTTGTTatctgtattttttttataattttaatcatttttccgatcatcatcaatattttcgaaaaaaaataactaaaatcgTCAAAAAATGAAAGATACAATAAAACCAAAGACTAAAATTTGATAATGTGCCTGACCAAATTTGATAATACTAAGGACTAAGATTTCGATTCGAGATGAGATATTAAATTCTAAAACTCAATTATAATAAAGTTATTCTCCACTCAAAATATATacaaattcaaaaaattattgaaaaaataaattttaaaaaaactttttaattttaaaattattcaataatattttaataagaTGCAAATATTATTGAAAGTAATTAATGTATTTAATGATAGAAATAAATGGATAAAACGttagaaaattaataataaatataaaaacttgTTTATATATTTGGAAAGAAGTTTTTGTGCCGTGTGCAATTCTTAGACCAGACTTTTTAGACATGCCAGCTTGACCATGTCTTTTTCGACAGCTACCGGTCTTGACTGGTGCAGTAATTGTCTATCTATCCATGTTCAGTGACTTCAactcaaaattcaaaattttaaattttcatgtTATATGTGCACCACCCAATTTTTTACGCTAATCGAtattatcaaatattttctACACAGAAATAATCAATAATAAAGAGTGGATAGCAATGGGGCTTTTTCTACAAATGATAGCACAATCAACCATGTTTGAAAATATCAAGAGAAGGTATCTTGTTAGATGatttcatgaatttttatctgtgggaCAAATCAACCctaacgatattcacaataaaaagtaatacttttagcataaaaaataatattttttcatggatgacccaaataagatatctgtttcacaaaatacgagacatgtgagactgtctcacacaagtttttgccaaatatTAATTACTAGtaattttatgcatttatttaattatgacCAAATTATTAGAAAATTACAATTGAAAAttaggaaaaaggaaaaaacaaCATAAAATTGAGATCATAATAAAATATCTGAGTAATGaataaattttctttttcacCCTCCAAATCGGAAAATGTCACAAAAAAGGCAGAGGAAAAAGGAAGTGTGTGATTGGAGGATGAGATGATCAGAAGATATCAAGAATTTCGTGTATCGGGGCATTGCAAAGGGGGCAATTTCGTCTTTCCACAAGTAGCTGCCGGGAGCACAGCCTGCAAAACGTATGTCCGCATGGGATAAACGCCGCCCCCTTCCGCCTAATCATACATACACAGCAGTTAGAATCTCCTCCTCCGCCGCCGGTGACTTCTTCCAAATCAACAACGCCTTTCTCTTCCTCCTCCAACATATATATCGATCCGTCCGTTTCCGCCAACAACgtcatcagcgacactctcccTGAGTACAGCTGCTGCTCAACTTCCGCAGCTCCCTCGCCTTCATTGCTGTTGTGGTTGATGTTATCAGCTCCCCTTGGAGTTTGCGATCTTCTCATTGGGAGGAGTGAGGTTGTCTGCTCGAATCTCCCGATTGCTCTTTCTGTTGAACGTCTGGACACAGCTGAAATGTTTCGCTCAGTCGAATCGGAAGAAAAGATGGAGAGCCGGCGGGGCATCATGCGATTGCCGCCGTCGTTGTTAACGGTGACGTTGGGGGCTGTTGAGGTCCAACCGGAACCGCTGGAGCTGCTGCAGCTGAGGCGAAGCCTCTCCGTCAAATGTCGCCAGCTTTGTCCGCCGTCTTCCCCGCTGGGATCTTGATCATCTTTGATAATATCTAAGAGAGTCCGGTTAGACTGGACACGTGGCAGCGGCTCTTCGGGTGGTGGCCTCACTTTGTCGCTGAGAAGGGCGCTTAATGTTAGACCGGAAATGGTGTTCCGGTCAACGCCGCTGTTTGTGGTGGCTCTGTTGATAAGGATATGGTGATGTTCTTCTTCTTTGATTCTCAGAAAGTCCCCCAAGTTCTGCGAGCTCAATCTACCTGCGCCGCCGCTGGTGGTTGCCATTCGCCGGAAAATAAAATGGATTTCTTGGGAAAAGACAATTTGAAGAAGAATTTGAAACCGCTGCAACTGATTGGCCCTCTCGCTAGCTGATGAAATTCACACAACTGCAACAGGACAACCCGATATAAattccacaaaaaaaaaaaagaagataaaCAAACTGATTTCTTTTTCTTGAAAACTGAAAATTCAGGGTTCGGAAGCTTCAATTGTGGGTAAAGGTGATTGGATTTCCCGGATTCCGAAGAGCATTTATGAAATTTAAGGGGCAAGAAATGCCAAAATATAGGCAAATTCACAACAAAATAGAAAGGTCAGATCTAGTGAAGCTCACGTCTTTACAATTGGATACCTCAGatctgaatttaaaattttattttactttctaaatttataattggaataattatatttattttggtttattataattaaaaaatattcaataacTTCTTTGAAATTTGTGAAAAGttgtaaattaatttaaaaatttataaaattacaaATACTCTCTATCTTACATTTTACACTTTTATatttgataaaaatttgtgtgatacGATCTCATGAGTCATATTTTGTCAGACGGATCTCTTGTTTGGATAACCcatgaaaaaattattattttttatgctaataatattattttttattgtgaatatcgatagggttgacccgtctcaaagataaagattcgtaagaccgtctcacaaaagacttattctttatatttatatttgtattAAATTTTCAGGGGTTAtatgtaataaaaatataaatacgaaaggatatttgtgatgttaaaagttattatttttcacaaacttgtatataatatttaaatataacaaacCTGATATGGGTTAGATGTAATTAACTCTTTCTAATTTcataaactaaaaaaaaaatgtaaatgcAATCCTCTCACCTTCATTTATGTTTCCACCTCTCTTAAACATTTTAATATGAATAACTTtccaaatattatatataaaatatattatttttaaaaatataaatttgagaTTATAATTACTCGCATAGAATAtactatttttaatttaatattattttccgCGATATCAGCAAAATTGATGAGATAAGACAAGAAATAGAGACAAGATGACGAATAACAAAAAACAATAATTGGAGAAGAGCAAGGATAAAACGGGGCCGGTGCTAAAActtaaaaagaaattaattaattttttttctcattttttaggggaaaaaaatattgtttttaattGGTGGgaatgttatttgaattgatCCAATCTTGTAGTGATTATACGGCATATGCCAGAGCTCCATTTGACCACAAGCATTGTCTTAGTTTACCTAATTCTCTGTTtagcatataaaaaaaataggtGAAATGATcttatgaattaattttatgaaataaatattctatttcggttatccatgaaaataatattaactTCTATCGTAAATATGAACATTATTGACCCATCTCAccaataaagattcgtgagaacgTCTATAAGAGATctgtatttatgatatatgtggttatatatatatatatatatataatttaaaaatataaatatttggaACAGTTAGTGTTAAGTGGAGTTCAGTTGTTGGCCGTGTACCTAATAGGCTAATATGATATCATTGCCCGacattgtttttttgtttttttttttttaagttaaaCAGCTCCATTAATTGTCGACTCTGTGATTCCTAATATAATTTCCTCTGTGATTCCTAATATAATTTCATTTTcgttatttaaataataattaaaaattataaccaCGATTCATATACATAATAGTCGTTATTGTACACGTAACTCGTGTGCTTCGTTTACTAAGTATATTTTATATAAGATAAGgtgtatataatataaattattgGACTTACTAATATGTAATGAATTACAAGATTACTAATATGTTAAAATTTAAGAAAATTCCAAACAATACAATTGAATACGTTTTGGCCAAATGGAAGATTATACAAGCCCCGGAGCTGGCATGATTAGTTGAGCAGTATTCACTTGCCCATTTTTTAAACCCCTTTCCTTAGCATAAATATATAGATTATTAAATTATACATCAATCGAGAAATAGACGAAATTCAATATACTAATTGGAAGTGGGATTGGAGGAAATGGCAGAAGTATGGTTCAACAATAATTATTTGATAGTAAGAGAAATTGATGGTCGTTTCTGTGGAATCCGTCACATCTAATGGATATTACTGCATTGAGAGTAGGGATGACAACTTTCTCCACGGATTTGGGGGAAAACCCGAAACGGGGACGGGAATATccgattttttcgggtttggattcggggatggggatttttttaaatccccgatGTATTTCGGGACGGATATGAGATTATTATCCCCATCCCCGAAATCCCCGAACCCATCCcggaaaataatatcaataataaaataatagttatattgatattaatattaatattatctctaataattatagataataataacttttggtttgagaaaatctccGAATTCGTCATCGTCTTgctatattaatatttttgaaacggggATGGGGACGGGGATGGGAAGTGgatccccgaagtttcgggtttggggattCCCCGAACACGAAAAAGCGGGGATCGAGGCGGGGATGGGGGTGGGGATGGAATTCGGGGATGGGATGGTAATGGCAAACCCGCCCCCGCCCCggcccattgccatccctaatTGAGAGTGTCGGGAAGAAATTTGGTGGGTTCatgtaatttaattaattatttatagatttattattttagaaAAGATTAAGTTAAATGATCtgattaattatgaatttttaaagtattaaataaattaatatgatCCATTGTGTAGAAACTCAGTTTAATCAAATCTTTTTATCATGAGTTGAAGACTATTCAGATTATATATATTGTTATGGTTCTGAAAGCACATCGAATAACAAAGAATACATTCAGTGTACATATTCTAAACTTCTCTATCATCTTTATCTAATTCAATGGATTCAAATACATATCTattgttttatatttttttaattcgaCATGAATTTGTGACATGTTGTGGTATATGGTTTCAATCGTGTGATTTatagaatttataaaatttctaAATGGTGATATTAGATAcacatttattttgaattatgagattttttttaatttatttattgattGATATGAAAAAAATCTGTTTGATTTCAGTGAATAATTCAAATATAAAGTGAGAAATCAAATTATGAAGAAATCCAAAATCCCAAAATTTGAAAATCAATTTTGGATGGAAACCCTAGAATTGAATAATTGGTCAATAAGGATTCCATCTCCAACAACTATTCATATCCAGACAACTTGTGTGTCTCAATTGAGATAttgttgaaaatattttgtgAGTTCACGTTATTTACATAATTTTACATGGACCCTTTGTCTAATAAATGACTCAATAATACGTTCTAATTAATCAcgagtttcaaaaatattaaatcaATTGGTATGATCCACTTTATGTGTAAAAATCCGGTCGAATCAAATCTTCTATGATGGGTCGAAGACTACTCGATTTATATATATGGTTATATATAGAATTTATTAAATCTCAAACATGTTATTCCCGTAAAAGTCCATCCAACGGTTGAAACTACAATGGAGAGAAAGCATTCAGCCTAGAAACTTGCATGCAATCCGTAGTCTCCATGCTTTGAACATGAGCACATCATCTGTCCTGTAGGATTGACTTAGTGAACTCCTCAGCATTGGACAGAAACGACCCCCCATCCGCGAATTCTCTTTCACTAGCCTCCCGTAGTTCCCTTGCATTTCTACTTAGCTCCTTCCTCTCAGGACTCTCCATGTCCATAAACCTCCGCACAAGATCCGCAATATCGTCGCGTTTCACCAAACAATCCACATTGCCAAACTCCTCCCTCTTCACCCTCCATCCCATTCTCCAGTCCTCGACAATCATCTTTGCATTAAGCAATTGATCCATCACTATAGGGAAAGCAAGCACGGGCACGCCTGTTAACACAGCCTCTTTCGTCGAATTCCACCCACAATGCGACCAGAACCCTCCAACACAAGGATGGGAAAGTACACTCACTTGATCACACCACTCCACAACCAATCCATTACCTACGCAACTTTCTTGCAACCCATTCGTCTCATTCCGCGTCACCAACATGAAACGTACGCCACTTTTATTCAACCCGGCAATGATTTCGTCCATTTGGACTGCCGAAACAGACAAGAAACTGCCTAATGAAACGTACAAGACTGAGTCAGGAGACTGGAGGTCCAACCATTTCAAGTAGCAGGCATCGGTGTCACTTGTATGATCAGTAGCCGAGTTGATCGTCGTGGCCGCTTTGGCTTTGAAAAAAGAGGTGGCTGGCCCGATATTGTAGATTGAGAATGCAACCTTGTGCTTGAAAGCATCAAATGCTTGGGATTCAAGATGGTAAATAGAAGTGAAGATGAGATGCTTTCCTTTGGACTCTTGGGGCCATATTTCTAGGAAAGCCGAGGCCATTTCTTGATCCCTTATTATGCTTGGAAGATCTTCAACACGAGATGGAGCAAGCCCCGGAATATAATCCACCATACCACTTGGTCCATTCACTACAAGAAGGAGAAATGAGCGAACGTTAACCACATTATCAAGAAGGAAAAATATTGCTAAATCAGCTAAAGTTGATCTTAAAAAACGTAAAGAATGtggtattatatataaaataagatGGGTAAATAATAAACTTCAAATAGAAGGGGTAAGAAGTTAAGTTAGACAGTAATTTTTGCACTTAATTGTTATTTAAATACCTGAAGATAAGTGCAGGGGGAAATGGCCGTTTTGAGCTAGAAGGTCAAAATGGTGAAACAAAGTATATACCGAAGCCGACATAGTCCACAAGTAAGCTACCGGGATATTCCTCCGACCGGAAACGTCCGCCGCCCAAGGCAAGAACGCGTCGGCTATAATGAGAGCCGGCCGGAGCTGGAGCAGCTCCAGGAGCTGCTCGAATGGATCTCCCATATTGGTCAAAACGGCCATCGCGAATCCAAATACATCACGGCCGCGAACACGCTCCGACGGCACGACGTTCGGGATGGCGGCAAAGCTGATGTTCTGCGGCTTGGTCATGGAGCCGATCAAGTCCAGCCATTCCTCCGTCACGACGAAGGTTATATGGATGCCGTCGGAGCTCTTCTCCGCCACCGCTTTGCAAAGGTTGAGCATTGGGTTGATGTGGCCGCGCCCGGGATAAGGTACCGCCACCACATGGAGAACCGCCGCGGCGGCTTGCGGCTCATCCACTGCCGAATCCATGTATTTCAAGCCAATTGCAAAGCAATAGCTGGAACTAGCGTCACATGCTTCGTATGTAGTGGCttcaacattttaaaataagtaATTTTGTTAGCTCATACGGACCGAAGTTGAGTTGCCATTTTTGACTAATTTAAAACATCACAGTCTCGGTAGACGAGATCCTATTTATGTGGACATTACCTCTATTTCATTTCAACGGATAAGATCTTGTCACAcatacaattaaaaaaaaatagatcatatatatgcatggacaaatcttgaTCATTCATTCTATCATGAGGACAATGCTCACGTGGATAGAATGAAATAAACCCTGAATCTCGGACTCACCTTGATATTACAATACCATGGAATGAATGCATTCATCACGAGTCTACAAATTATATCTGTGTaaactttttttaaatattatgaaaAGTAATATTACATTATTTCTGAAATAAATGGACGAAAGGGACTACAAATAAAGAAGATGGGAAATTGATGCAGCAAGTAGTCAACTTCCAATATCATCTCTAATTTCTCGCATTACTCTACGACATATTAGTGTTAATATATTATCCATGCAACTTATTGATTTATCATCTTTATATAGTATATCATTCGCGTCTCGTCCATGAATATATGagtcatttttaaaataaattaccacAAATTCTACAGCCACACTCTTTTTATTCCTGGTGCATCTGTCATTATCTCGTTCAATTCAATGACTAGCTACAGGCCTtgtctacccatattcatagcCTAATGGTACGTACATTAAGAGCAAATCCGTTTAACTTTTGTAAGTTTACCATTTACATTGAGATGatagaaatacttgaggcttgGTTGTGCATAAGCTTATTGATTAAGCTACATAGCACTGAGATCGCTCAAAAATTTCGAAACAAAAGCTATGATTGCTCTTTCCATATACGTCCGGCCACTTTCAGCTTAAGCTCCTGTTTGTTACCTCCGGAGAAAAAAAGGGCCATGTTTCTCTGAATTATTAGCCCGTCCATACTGTCTCTGACTTTTGAATGGCTATCGCGAATGCTCCTCGGAACTCCTTGCCATGTCATCTTTCGGCCATTTCCGCCAACTTCCAAGCTGTAGCTGAACTTTTTAGCGTCATGATCATCCCCCATGAAACGAATGAATGCCATGTAAACTGGGGCCATGCCTATGCTGAAAGCCTCGAAGTGCAAGCAGAATTGATGCCCATAACAGTTGAAAACCTGAATAAATGCAAGAGTCGCGTCACTTTTTCCATTCTCCAAGGTATGGTAATCATATGATTCAAGATGCTTGTATCATTGACCATCAAGAAACATAAAATCCATTActtcatttaaaaattattgttctacaagaaaaaggaaaaaacgaGTGAAAGATGGATCCCTTACTGTGAGCATCCATGTGGCATTTTCAACATCTTGGGCATTGGACTTGACGTATCTGTGGTTAAAAGTCGACCCATCGTGCATATCAACCTTGTGATCACTCTTGAGATGTGCCACGAGGAACGGAATATCACCAGTAACGGGACATTCAGCTCCGGCATATGGGCAGTTGTAGGGACGAAACCTGCAATTCTGTTCATGTCTCAGCCTGCTATGATAGGGAAGTATATCTTGACAGCCTAGGATTTGGTATCTGCAAGGCAGTTCCAGTGATTCCGCAACTTTTTCCAATGCCAAGCACCTTATGTTCCCTAGCTCGTGCCGACATATTGGACAACAACGCACCTTCGACTGACACTTGGAGCATAAAGTATGGCCATTTGGACACTGAATCGGAAAAATAATATGGCTTCATTGTCGGCTTAATGGTATCTTTCTTACTAGAATAATtgtaattttattaaatgaagAAAATAGATTGTGATGGTGTGGCCCATAATCTAATTTATGCACAATGTATAAACTGGGGAGCAATGATAACAGCGATATGCTTAAGTATACTTGTAGAGCAGCCTAGAAGAGCATAGTTGCATACTCTTGGGATCGGTATAGACAAGATAGTTTAAGTAACATTTTTGTTCCAGGAAAATCAGTATTATCGTGAACACACTCTGCTGAAAGAAAAATGTTAATGGAAAACTCTACACTTTTCTCTTCCTTCACAAATAATAATCCAGTAAATGCGTAGAAAATTAGATTATGACTGGTTTAAAATCTTGATATTTCGATATGTGACGGTGTATGGTAATGATTTTTTATTGCAGATACGGAAAGAggttcttcaaatcattattttCCATCTACAATAGCTTTTTCTCCAGCATCTGAGCATTCTGGCACAAACTAAGCAAGTTTATACAAATGAACAtgtcattttaaaaaaacaatgtgACAGAAAAGTTTACATTAGAAACTTAGCTTTTAAGTTTTCAACAAAATTTATCGACGCAAAATCTGATGAGAAAAGCCAAGTTTAATAGGGAAATTTTCATGGAACTGACTATACAAGTTTGTAATATGCACTCCTTAAGTTCAGGAACATTACAATTTTGAACCATCTATTTAGAAAAAAACCTAAACCATCGAATCAATAAAACAACGAGTGACATCTGACAAGATTGATCATATTAGCATTTACTTAAAGACAGTTTAAACTAAACTTGAAAAAGTCTTACTTGGAACTACTTTAGATGTTCTGAATGCAAATGAAGTACAAAATTCGTAACTAGATCAGATGACAGCTTACCTGATGAATCGGAGGGTACATAACTCCCATACAGATAGGGCACTCAAGAAGTTCATGAACTGAGGTATTTGATGCTACGCCACGGTTTGCACTGGTAAGAGTCAAAACTTTTCTACGAGGAGACGCCCTGAGTTCAACACTTTCAGATACAATATCGAAATTGCCACTGAGAGATTCGATTAttccttcataggtgccacctcCAGGGGTCATCCTTTTCTCCTTTTCCAAATGTTGGTAATACGAGTATCTGtccagaaaaaaaattaattgagaAAAAAGCTTTACTGCATAAAAATATCGTTGTCAGAGTAAAGAGGCGAAAAACATTTGGGGGTGTCAAAGACTCAAAATATTAATGGATCCATAAAGTTCATTTGATTCTTTTCTTCTCgacttatttttttatttcacgaGAAGAAGCCAGCCAAGCACATCACAACTTACCTCATCACTTCTAATAAAGTATAAATAATTTCAGTTATATGCATTCCTCTACTTTCAACAAGTGTTAATTAGCATTCCTTTGGAGACATTTATAAAACTCAGCGAGTGGAGGCTTTGTTTTAAGTCAAATGAGTTCaaccattaaaaaaaaaaatcacacatTATGCTTAATTTCTTCAAAATTTTACTAGGATTCAATGCTTTCTATCCACTTGggatgaaaatttaaaaaaaagaaagaagtaAAAAACTGATACCTCTAATCTGTGCCAACTATGCGTTTAAGCTACTCCTTGACTATAACAACCATTTACATTTCggtaaaataaaatcaacactaGCACAATTCAAGTTCGGCATCCGTACAATGGAAAAAATATTAAGTTTGATTGAGATGGCCATTTTCATTTATATGCATTCAAGAGAAAAACCTGAAACTACCACAGGACGGTTGAGTTAGTTAATATTAAATgcaacaaatatcaaaataCATGCATGGATTCCACGTGTTTCGTTTCAAGAGAGCATGTATTAACATCGCCTTTTATCCCCGCGATATCGACAATGAACAAATAGAAAGTCCAATAATACCGGAACTTAAAAAATTTCCTTTTAGTATAGGATAAAAAGGGCATGCTCCTAGTCTAAATATGGACTATAAATAAAAGAACAAAATAGCTCATAGATTCTAGCTGTAAATTCATCTGGTTATATCACAATAAGAGAGAAAGGCAAGTTTCACATCATTTAGCCACGAGTAAAGTCGAAGGATCACAAATAGAACTGCAAACGATATATTTGAACAAATAATTGATCAAAATTAACCATATTCAAGTGAGATTCTACTCACTTCAAACAAAAGCACTGTGCGGGTGGATGGCCTAGGTTCATACTGAAACGTATGACTAAAGGCTGTCACAGACACGAAGTATTCTAGTCCTACTCAAAATCAAGATTCGAAATAATTCAAAGCCAGAACCACCAACAAAATCTCAAAATTGCCTTACTAAGCATCATTTTCCCCtgaattaaatcaaa includes:
- the LOC140809992 gene encoding UDP-glycosyltransferase 87A1-like → MDSAVDEPQAAAAVLHVVAVPYPGRGHINPMLNLCKAVAEKSSDGIHITFVVTEEWLDLIGSMTKPQNISFAAIPNVVPSERVRGRDVFGFAMAVLTNMGDPFEQLLELLQLRPALIIADAFLPWAADVSGRRNIPVAYLWTMSASVYTLFHHFDLLAQNGHFPLHLSSVNGPSGMVDYIPGLAPSRVEDLPSIIRDQEMASAFLEIWPQESKGKHLIFTSIYHLESQAFDAFKHKVAFSIYNIGPATSFFKAKAATTINSATDHTSDTDACYLKWLDLQSPDSVLYVSLGSFLSVSAVQMDEIIAGLNKSGVRFMLVTRNETNGLQESCVGNGLVVEWCDQVSVLSHPCVGGFWSHCGWNSTKEAVLTGVPVLAFPIVMDQLLNAKMIVEDWRMGWRVKREEFGNVDCLVKRDDIADLVRRFMDMESPERKELSRNARELREASEREFADGGSFLSNAEEFTKSILQDR
- the LOC140809640 gene encoding E3 ubiquitin-protein ligase SINAT2-like; this encodes MTPGGGTYEGIIESLSGNFDIVSESVELRASPRRKVLTLTSANRGVASNTSVHELLECPICMGVMYPPIHQCPNGHTLCSKCQSKVRCCPICRHELGNIRCLALEKVAESLELPCRYQILGCQDILPYHSRLRHEQNCRFRPYNCPYAGAECPVTGDIPFLVAHLKSDHKVDMHDGSTFNHRYVKSNAQDVENATWMLTVFNCYGHQFCLHFEAFSIGMAPVYMAFIRFMGDDHDAKKFSYSLEVGGNGRKMTWQGVPRSIRDSHSKVRDSMDGLIIQRNMALFFSGGNKQELKLKVAGRIWKEQS
- the LOC140810463 gene encoding uncharacterized protein — its product is MATTSGGAGRLSSQNLGDFLRIKEEEHHHILINRATTNSGVDRNTISGLTLSALLSDKVRPPPEEPLPRVQSNRTLLDIIKDDQDPSGEDGGQSWRHLTERLRLSCSSSSGSGWTSTAPNVTVNNDGGNRMMPRRLSIFSSDSTERNISAVSRRSTERAIGRFEQTTSLLPMRRSQTPRGADNINHNSNEGEGAAEVEQQLYSGRVSLMTLLAETDGSIYMLEEEEKGVVDLEEVTGGGGGDSNCCVCMIRRKGAAFIPCGHTFCRLCSRQLLVERRNCPLCNAPIHEILDIF